The genomic stretch TTAAGAGAGACTTCTTCGTCTTTTGATCGCGAAAGAATTCGAACTAGCCTAGAGAATGGAGGATAAAAGAGTTCTTTTCGAGTGGGAAGCTCAGATTCGTAAAATTGAATATAGTCTTGGTCGAGCGCCATTCGGATGATCGGATGATCTGTCGTATTTGTTTCGATCAGCACTTCTCCTTCTAGATCGGAGCGCCCTGCTCTTCCTGCAACCTGAGTCAGAAGAGAAAATACTCTTTCCCCCGCTCTGAAATCAGGAAGTCCTAATCCGATGCCTGCATTGAGGACTCCGACTAAGGTTACTCTTCCTGCATCTAGTCCTTTCGAGATCATCTGCGTTCCCGTGAGTATGTCTATCTCTCCACCTACTAATCTTCCGATCACATCTGTAAGAACTGTTTTGTCCTGGATGGAATCCTGATCGAGTCTCTCCACTTTTGCGCCTGGAAAACTTTCGAGTAGGAACTCTTCCAATTTTTGAGTTCCTGTTCCCATCATTACGAGTTTTTCTCCAAGCCTTGCTTCTAACCGAGGCAAAGAATCCGTAAAACCACAGAGGTGACAGATAACGCTCCCTTTCTTGTGATAGCAAAGATGAGAGGTGCAATTCGGACAAGGAATATAGGTTTTTTGGTTCTCCGAATACAGAAGCGGACTGTATCCTCTGCGGTTTAAAAGGAGGATTACCTGTTCTCTTCTGTCTAAGCGTTGCTTGATTGCAAATGTAAGTTTTGAGCCGATAAGTCTTGCATCTTTCTTGTTCTCTTCTATGCGAACCTTGGGAGGTTTTGCGGAACCGGGGCGTTTGCTTAAAACTTGAAGCCCTATCTTTCCTGTCTTTGCCAAATGATAGACTTCTAAAGAAGGAGTGGCTGAGCCTAATACTAAGACTGCTTTGTTTTGTCTGCATCTTTGTAAGGCGACCTGTCTTGCATGATATCTTGGAGTAGAATGTTCCTTAAAAGAACCATCATGTTCTTCGTCTATAATGACAAGGCCTAGATTTTGAATCGGTGCAAATACCGCGGATCTTGTTCCTACTGCGATCCTCTTTCTTCCATGAAGAAGATCGGTATATGCTTTGAATCTTTCTGAGACCTTCAGCGCCGAATGTAAGAGTGCTATTTGTCCTGGGAATACTGCTTCTAACTTGCGAATGATATGATAGGTAAGCCCAATTTCTGGAACTAAGAGTAAGATCCCTTTGTCTGTTTTCTGGAGAAGTTCTTGGATCAGATGCAGGTATACTTCTGTCTTTCCGCTTCCCGTGATTCCAAATAGAAGATGAACGGAATCCTTACCAAAGTCCGCCTTTATATTTTGAAATGCATTCTCTTGTTCATCGTTCAGTTTTAAAGGTTTTGTTTCGGAGACTTCTTCGTTTAATACTACTTTGGAATGTCTTCTTCCGGTTGGGATCATCTTATGGATGCATTCTCCGAGAGAAGCTAAATACTGCTCTTTTAACCAATATGCGAGTTGGATCTGTTCCTGGTTGATGATCGGTGTCTTGTCTACGATCTTATCTACCGGAAGTACTTGGTAGCTTGGCTCGTTATGGTGCAAAGAAAGAATGATGCCTTCTTCTTTTCTGCCTCTGAGTTTTGCTTCTACCCGAACTCCGATCGGAGTTCCCGAGGGGACCTCATACGTGAATGTGTCCTCTAAAAGAGGAAGATCGAAGGCGACCTCCGCGTATTGGATCAAATTCTTTCTTTCACCTCAGTATGAAAGATCCCTAATTGAGAGAGGATGCTTTCCTTGATCTCTATTTCTTTCTTCTTTGCATCTTGGAATTCGGGACTTTCCGATTTGGAGGATTTTCTTTTTTGTTCTGCAGCGAGGATCGCTTCGGGTGAACGAAGAACGATCATCGGGACTCCAGGCTGGAATTCTAAGGTCTTTCCCATTTGTTTAGTTGCTTCTTCTTTTCCGAATAGAAGCGTAGCTGCCGCTCCGAGTAAGATGATTCCCTGGATTCCTTCTTCTTGGACAGTCTCGTTTACTTGTATCCTACAGTTTTCTGTTCTTCTTTTCCAA from Leptospira semungkisensis encodes the following:
- the priA gene encoding replication restart helicase PriA, whose translation is MIQYAEVAFDLPLLEDTFTYEVPSGTPIGVRVEAKLRGRKEEGIILSLHHNEPSYQVLPVDKIVDKTPIINQEQIQLAYWLKEQYLASLGECIHKMIPTGRRHSKVVLNEEVSETKPLKLNDEQENAFQNIKADFGKDSVHLLFGITGSGKTEVYLHLIQELLQKTDKGILLLVPEIGLTYHIIRKLEAVFPGQIALLHSALKVSERFKAYTDLLHGRKRIAVGTRSAVFAPIQNLGLVIIDEEHDGSFKEHSTPRYHARQVALQRCRQNKAVLVLGSATPSLEVYHLAKTGKIGLQVLSKRPGSAKPPKVRIEENKKDARLIGSKLTFAIKQRLDRREQVILLLNRRGYSPLLYSENQKTYIPCPNCTSHLCYHKKGSVICHLCGFTDSLPRLEARLGEKLVMMGTGTQKLEEFLLESFPGAKVERLDQDSIQDKTVLTDVIGRLVGGEIDILTGTQMISKGLDAGRVTLVGVLNAGIGLGLPDFRAGERVFSLLTQVAGRAGRSDLEGEVLIETNTTDHPIIRMALDQDYIQFYESELPTRKELFYPPFSRLVRILSRSKDEEVSLKTIEEVHRVLKRHLPEPNSILLGPAPCPFYKIDANFRNHILIKTTVQNKWREILKNEIRPLKLPKNVYLELDFDPLDLV